A genomic stretch from Flavobacterium sp. KS-LB2 includes:
- a CDS encoding alpha-amylase family glycosyl hydrolase, which translates to MKKYSIPLLLLTMTILSSCSSTKTVAESNKTPFVWEGANVYFLMTDRFNNGDTSNDINFNRTKTTGKLRGFEGGDIKGISQKIDEGYFDKLGINAIWFTPIVEQIHDGVDEGTGLSYGFHGYWTRDWTNLDPNFGTKEDLAALVQKAHAHGIRIILDGVINHTGPVTAEDTVWPNDWVRTGPTCDYKSFENTTACTLVANLPDIKTESNQNVELPPYLIEKWKKEGRYEQEMKELDAFFARTGYPKAPKYYIIKWLTDYIADYGVDGYRGDTVKHTNETVWADFKTQCDYAFETWKKNNPAKILDNNPFYTIAEVYNYGISGGQDFDFGDKKINYFKNGFNNMINFEFKWDAQKDYEFIFSKYSDKLNNDLKGYSVLNYLSSHDDGGPFDANRTKTIESGTKLLLSPGLSQVYYGDESARSLVIEGTQGDATLRSFMNWEAINSNPQTQKTLLHWQKLGQFRKNHASVGAGIHQQISAQPYTFSRTFSKENYSDNVVVGLDLAIGTKELSVGSIFKNGTNVRDAYSGKEAIVSNGKVSIDSEFDIVLLELKK; encoded by the coding sequence ATGAAAAAATATTCAATCCCACTTTTACTATTAACCATGACAATTTTAAGTAGTTGCTCCAGTACAAAAACGGTTGCTGAGAGTAACAAAACACCTTTCGTTTGGGAAGGTGCCAATGTTTATTTCCTGATGACAGACCGTTTTAATAATGGTGACACTTCAAATGATATAAACTTCAACAGAACCAAAACAACGGGAAAACTTCGTGGTTTTGAAGGTGGCGATATCAAAGGGATTTCTCAAAAAATTGACGAAGGGTATTTTGATAAATTAGGAATCAATGCCATTTGGTTTACACCAATAGTAGAGCAAATCCACGATGGCGTTGATGAAGGAACCGGTTTAAGCTATGGCTTCCACGGCTATTGGACAAGAGACTGGACCAACTTAGATCCTAACTTTGGAACAAAAGAAGATTTGGCTGCATTGGTACAAAAAGCACACGCACACGGAATCCGAATCATTCTCGATGGCGTAATCAATCACACTGGCCCCGTAACTGCTGAAGATACGGTTTGGCCAAATGACTGGGTTCGAACAGGACCAACTTGTGATTATAAATCGTTTGAAAACACAACCGCTTGCACACTCGTAGCTAATCTTCCGGATATAAAAACAGAGAGCAATCAAAATGTAGAATTGCCTCCCTATTTAATTGAAAAATGGAAAAAAGAAGGCCGTTACGAACAAGAAATGAAAGAATTGGACGCATTTTTTGCGCGTACTGGTTATCCAAAAGCGCCCAAATATTACATCATCAAGTGGTTGACAGATTATATTGCGGATTATGGCGTTGACGGGTACAGAGGCGACACGGTAAAACATACCAATGAAACGGTTTGGGCCGATTTTAAAACCCAATGTGACTACGCTTTTGAAACTTGGAAGAAAAACAATCCAGCAAAAATTTTAGACAACAACCCTTTTTACACGATTGCCGAAGTATACAATTATGGCATCAGTGGCGGACAAGATTTTGATTTTGGAGATAAAAAAATAAACTATTTTAAGAATGGTTTCAATAACATGATCAACTTCGAATTCAAGTGGGATGCACAAAAAGACTATGAATTTATATTTTCCAAATATTCTGACAAGCTAAACAATGACTTAAAAGGATATAGTGTTTTGAACTATTTGTCTTCACACGATGACGGCGGACCATTTGATGCCAATCGTACCAAAACTATAGAAAGCGGAACAAAATTATTACTGAGTCCTGGACTTTCTCAAGTATATTATGGTGACGAAAGCGCTCGATCCTTAGTAATCGAAGGCACTCAAGGCGATGCAACCTTGCGTTCGTTTATGAATTGGGAAGCTATTAATTCAAATCCTCAAACACAAAAAACACTGTTACATTGGCAAAAACTGGGTCAATTCAGAAAAAACCACGCTTCGGTGGGAGCAGGAATACACCAACAAATTTCGGCTCAACCGTATACTTTTTCCAGAACTTTTTCTAAAGAAAATTATTCAGATAATGTTGTAGTTGGATTGGATTTAGCGATTGGGACCAAAGAACTTTCAGTAGGTTCTATTTTTAAAAATGGAACTAACGTAAGAGATGCCTATTCTGGTAAAGAAGCAATTGTTTCCAATGGAAAAGTAAGTATTGATTCAGAATTCGACATTGTTTTATTGGAATTGAAAAAATAA
- a CDS encoding glycerophosphodiester phosphodiesterase, producing the protein MLKIGHRGAKGYEPENTFVSFQKALDMQVDGIELDVHLSADGEIIVIHDESIDRTTNGKGFVNTLSLRELKAFRIDGKYEIPTLKEVFDLVNQDCFINIELKSHEATDKVVSLIEKYVTKKGWKYDRFLISSFDWNALQQVAFLNDKIPVGVLTETDLDLALAFAKFIQAKSIHPHFHLLTKENTAKIQEKGLQVFPWTINALEDIQKIKTCNVNGIITDFPNRI; encoded by the coding sequence ATGCTCAAAATTGGACATCGTGGCGCAAAAGGTTATGAACCAGAGAACACCTTTGTTTCATTCCAAAAAGCATTAGACATGCAAGTGGACGGCATTGAACTCGACGTGCATTTGAGTGCTGATGGCGAAATAATCGTTATTCATGACGAATCTATTGACCGAACGACCAACGGAAAAGGTTTTGTAAATACATTATCTTTGCGCGAATTAAAAGCTTTTCGTATCGATGGAAAATATGAAATTCCAACTCTGAAGGAAGTTTTTGATTTGGTAAACCAAGATTGTTTTATCAATATTGAACTCAAAAGTCATGAAGCAACAGATAAAGTGGTTTCACTTATAGAAAAATACGTCACTAAAAAAGGATGGAAATACGACCGATTTTTAATTTCCAGTTTTGATTGGAATGCACTGCAACAAGTGGCATTTTTAAATGATAAAATTCCTGTTGGTGTATTAACGGAAACTGATTTAGACTTGGCTTTGGCTTTCGCCAAATTCATTCAGGCAAAATCCATTCATCCGCATTTTCATTTATTGACAAAAGAAAACACGGCAAAAATACAGGAAAAAGGATTGCAGGTTTTCCCGTGGACCATCAATGCATTAGAAGACATTCAAAAAATAAAAACATGCAACGTAAACGGTATCATCACCGATTTCCCAAATAGAATATGA